From Hypomesus transpacificus isolate Combined female chromosome 3, fHypTra1, whole genome shotgun sequence:
ACcaagaccgagagagagaactTCATCTCAAAACCAATCAATACAACACCAAGCGACTTATTTATTTGTGACAATATTTCTTGGAAGGAAATAATGAGCTGAGAGATGCCTGGAGGCAAGAGAGGCAGGGATCCCTCCCTGatggtcacagagagagaaggagatgaggagagctgGGTCTTATCATTCATTATTCATGTCGATCCAATACTTTAGATGGAGAGGCATCATTGTGATACAGTTTTCTGTTTCAGATGGGGACAAGTTGAATATTGACAACTAGATTAAAGCAGGCAGCCACTGTAGATCATTTTAAATGTCGCCTTGGTTAATTGCCTCTGTCAGATAGTAGTTATGCCCATGACTTTTATATCATAGGTTTAACTGCCTTGGGAACTTTCCCACACAAAGGGTAAAAGGGACATAATAATCCTAAGTGTGCATAGAAGTTTTTTCACTGTAAGCAAAGACACAGATACTTAATAAATAGTGACTCTTGTCACATGCATAATCAGCCTATatgtgtgaaatacatttcaTGCTCCTTTTCTTGTACTCCCTAGCCTGCCCATGAGGACATTTCTTAAAAGCGGTAATCTACCGATGCGTAGTGAAGTTTGGAAACATCAGGCCTACCCTTCAGACATGGTGTCGTCGGAcgcttctctctgctccttggTCTCCCTGGCGATCCGATCCTTCCAACACTTCTCCAGCATGAGGCCGGCCCCCCCggggcccccagcctccctatcccctcccccccagccgtTAGACCCCTTCTTCAGACGAGACAGACGTAGCTTCCTGGACGAGCGGTGGCCCCCGCCTCGCACTCCCTCCAGCTCGGACACTTTCAGCTTCTGCTGCAGACTGACGGTCACGTCGGAGGTCATGCGcttcaccttcctcctcctcctcagcggCCGGCCGGGCGTGTTCTCCGTGACAGAGTCGGACTCCGGCCAGGAGGGCGGCCTGGTCTTCGTGGCggggctggagaaggaggaccACAGCCTGGGCACCATCAGGTCATCTGAGTCACTGTAGTCAGCAGCGGTGGTGGAGGAACAGGCTGGGGCTAGGGATGGGGCTAGGGCTGTGGCTAGGCCTGGACCTGAAGCTGGGGGCGAGGCTGCCTCGTCCAGGCTGGACTGTGAGGCCTGGCTCAGGCAGCGCCCGTGCTCCCCGGCGTGGAGGGCGGCGTCGCAGCGGCGCTTGCGGCCTCGGCGCCGGCGGACCTGCCTGCGCTGCTGCAGCGGGCTGAGGACCATCTCCTCCCACAGCTCTGCTAGCTGGGTCTGCTCAGAGCTCTGCTCCAGGGACGACACCAGATCCTGCACCAGCTCCTCCATCCTGCTGCTGGGGGACAGAGGAGCACTGGTGAGACGCTCTAACGAGCCGCTCTACCGTGAACTAAACAAAGACTGACATGAGACTGCTGCAATTAACATGAAGCAGGTTTGGTTAATGGCACagcatggaggggaggggaaagagctGACAACTTTGTTTGACTGTGGAAGTCACTGGTACATCATACTGTTTGCTATCCAAAAACTATTTATGTACAGTAATGTGTTCAGGTTATGTCACACCTACTGAACTGGAATGAGTGAAGTAAGCTAATCCCACATTATGCCTGCTCTACTAGGCAAACAAGGCTGCCAGACCCATGGCTGCTCATTGCAGTTTTTAGTTCTCATTCTGTAGCACTACTGTATTTGCAGCCGTATATAGCTCTGTCGCATAAGAACAGCATAATCTCGTATACAGCATGCTCATGCAGTATCTCGAGCCCTCACGTGCGCTATTACATAATGACAAAGCGAGCAGCGTGAAGACAAAGTGTGGTCCGTTACAAACTAGGGAAATAACGGAAGAAAGGACCGCTAAAATACAGTAGGTTAGGTTAGTAGTATGTTAGAATATAATTCAATATAATGTAAtaaaatggaataaaatacaatatgtcTTATATGTCTCACATTAATCTGACGATATAATCTTACAAACCCTATATTCATACTTCAATAAACATCGTAACACGTTGTCAAACCATTTCACAAAAGAAATGCACAGTTGACTACATGAAACGTGTCTATAATAATATCATAGGTGTTATGTAACAGTATCCGACAGTGCTGTTGTCTCAACACTCACCGACCGCAGTCTtggcttgttttgttttcacagCTGTAAACACGAGAGACGTACTTCCGCCCCGCTGTCACACCAATGAAGTAATTTCCGCCCAGCTGTTTTTATGAACGATAAGGCGACAAAAACTAGATTACTACCATACTGAAGAGAAAACTTGATATCTCTGACAAATTTTGTCTATAGAATCAACTACATAATGTTCTATATTATTATAATACTTGATAAATACCATATAAGCTAAACTTATTTATGATGACTTGTAACTACCACTAATAATTATTCTGATAATGTGTAAAACAAACACTTTGATCGTCAGTTACATGTAACACTATGTTCATGTTTTAAAACAATACAAATGAGTGTTTTCATAATGTCTGACACGGTCCAATTGTGAAAGTTTGCCTGAATGCCAATGTGAAGCTGAATGAAGCAAAAAGTCATTTACCACTCCTTTCATCTCTCAGATGAAGCAAGCCTAAATaatgaagaagagagaaaaaaaaaaaactctgaaAACGAGTACAAAAGCCATTTAAtctctctcatcttcctcttAATAACTGCAAATTTCCCCTTGGGCCGTTGGGACAGGGTCTCTCTGTGGCTCTGCCATCTTATCTGTCCCTTCCATATTTCAGCGTGGCGTGTGACTCCCTCAGTAcccagcccccggccccctcTCACCAGGGCCTGGGGGAGAGCCTGGCTCAGTAcccagcccccggccccctcTCACCAGGGCCTGGGGGAGAGCCTGGCTCAGTAcccagcccccggccccctcTCACCAGGGCCTGGGGGAGAGCCTGGCTCTGGGGCCCGCCATTGTTCTGGCCTGGGAGGAAGTCTGGGGAAAGGCTGAATCCGGGAATTTAAAGAAACGTAGCCACTGCTTCATTAAGCACCAGGCCCTTTCACAAGCAAACATATCAGAAATAGTCCCCTTTCAGAAGCAGTAATTAGCAATTTGGAGACCTGGCCCCCTCAGGACATACAGTTTCAATTTAGTCTACAGGACAGCTTCTAAGCCACTTAATATTCATTGTTTCTCACATCTTCCCAATTTCTCTACGTATATTGTCTAGTCTTTTACTGGTGATAAAGTGTTTTATCTTCAATGTAATTCCTCTTTTCAACAAGCCCTCTGCCAGAGAAGTTAATTTTTATAAATTATTTTCAAAGGGATTTGTATAGAATGTGTGGGATATGATAGCAAAGTAGTCTTTAAGAAGCGCCAAGCTTGGTTTCCAGAGGAGTTGTGCATGCTTGATTAAGCTGGTAAGTAAATAGTTTATAAGAACACTTCCTGCAACTTATAATCAAAAGTATTCACAACACAAATATCTCTTATGGGATATCAGTCACTAAAACAATGTCTTAAACAGGTCAAAGCAGTGATACTTTTCAGTATTTCTGCCGTTTTTTACCCCAATTCTAGACACTTCCCTGATGACTGATGAAGGTATATCATGGTTGCCGTTTGGAGTTGCTATTGTTGGTATTTAAGGAATATGCTTCACTTTTTCCTCTTATTTTGAAGTTAACATTCATGCCAAGCTTTGGGAACTAAAACTATTTCCCTTGGTGCTTGGGTGAGAGGGCAAATGTTTGCAAACTATTTAATAACCTAAACCACATGTCCTCTTACTACAGGGGCCGATAATGACACTTATCTAAGCCTCAGAGGGGCCTTTGTTTCAAAATGCCACCACTTCTATTCATTTGCAATCAGCTTTGTCTAATAAAAGTAATTGATTTTGCTCCTTTCACACAAATGAAAAGAGAGTTTGTGATTAAGCATTTTGTCTCAAAATCAAAAAATTTCAAGATTATCATCAATTCTTGAGGAAAATATGCAGCtaattaaagcaacaaaaaaacggACTTGAATGTGAAAAGGGGGATtgagaaagaaataaagaataaAGTCAGAGTGAGCTATCTTTCCTGGGCAGAGACCCACCAGGGAGAGTAGTCCCAGCCACCAGAAATGAGCTACCTATCAGTGAAGAGAGTGACTGCTCCATCCTATTTGACTTGGCCCTGCTATCATCTCTTAAGAAGATGTCAGCCTTGCTTCGTCAATTTCTCTCCGAGCCTTTATCAACCACTCAGACGCTCCCGACGCAAGAAAAGAGAACTGAATTTCAAAGGCTTTCAGGGAGGCGCATTAAAGAATAAGTGTTATGCGATAAAAAGGGGGTTGTTAAATAGATCTGTCTATTTGTATGGTAATAATGATCGCTTAAAGACTGGGGGCGTCGTGACTTGTAGAACAAGGAAACAAATCTGTATTCGGGTATTGTGTTAACATGACTCTCCCCGTGACCTTGTGAAACTTTCatacggtaaaaaaaaaatgagtaAAGAggctttgtgtctctctcctctctgccacgGTAAGAATATGCAGCTCTGTTTTAAAGCTGTGTTCTCTCATAAAATATCTTGTTTTCCACAACACACCATACTTAAATATACACTCTCTTACCCTTGGGTCAGATTCTTGGATGAAGGCCAATTTTATGTTATTGACCAGGTGGGATCAAGTCTCATAAAAGCAAATTTTTCTCATGATTCTATCACTTCAAACTGAAACCTCTTTTTGGAGGTATATATTGATAAAATACCtattttttttcacacaaaacGTTAAAACCAGACCAATAAACAGCCTCTGAATACTCTCATTAGGATTCCTACGTCACTGTTTGTTTTCCCCAGATGGCAATATCTATCACCTAAATAATCTCAACCAGCGGATGTCCATGGTTGCAGCGGTTTTGTTCTGAAGCTATTCAGACAGTTTGTTGTTCCTGTGTACCTGGAGACCCCCTCTGTCCATTGTTTCACAGCCGCCGTTGTCACGGTTAGTGATGTCAGCTCGGCCCAAACGAGGCAGGTTTGACATGTCAATTTGGCTGAGGGGCGGACCCAGGCTCAGTGCAGTCATTTGATTCGTTATCTCGCCCCTTTGATATCTCAGTCATGTGTCAGGGCAAACAAAAAGCAGTCTTGCCAGGCCTGCGATGTCTGCCAGAGACTGTGCGATGAACATGATTGATTCTTCAAGCAGTCGAGAGGATAAGTAGGtcttcctcttgctacagcgaTGACAGTAGCTGCTGATGAAAAAGCCCCATCACTCCAGCCTGAGAGAGGCTCAGGGTAATCTGGAGTCCAACCcactaataaaaaaaataaaaaaaacaggacCTAATAAAATGCACACAACATAAAACGCTGTGTCTCTATTCAAatttcaaaacagctgttgacaGCTGTGGACGTTGTTTAAGTTATTTACAGCCGGCCCTTTGAATCCACGTGCCCTCTGTTTGGCCACATGTGTTGGGCGGgatgagcagaggagagggggtgggcgAGAGACCTCATTTCTCTGTGACCGGCCGCTGGTTGTCTTGCGGGGGTTCACAACCAGCAGTGACGGCCAGCCCTCCTGTCTTCAGATCTGCTGCaaggcctcctccagcctggtcAAGCCCTTTCCATTTATCTGGTGGGATAACTATAAAAACCTGTCAGAAGGCAGGGGGGGGCTTTTTCGCTCTGCTCCAGCCGAGCTGGCAGATTGAGAGCCCCCTGTAATGCACAAGTCTGTTTTTATTATTCTTGCTGGGGGAACACTATTTCATCAAGCGTATGATTCCACAGAAGAGAGGAGATAGCCTCAGCCTGGCTATATTTCTTCCAATCAAACATTCCAAGGGGGAAAAAATGAGTGGGTGCCATCAAATCCCAGAATAATGCTGCCAGAGTTTATGTAGAAGGAAGGACTGATGGACAAACACAGGAAGGACTGATGGACAAACACAGGAAGGACTGATGGACAAACACAGGAAGGACTGATGGACAAACACAGGAAGGACTGATGGACAAACACAGGAAGGACTGATGGACAAACACAGGAAGGACTGATGGACAAACACAGGAAGGACTGATGGACAAACACAGGAAGGACTGATGGACAAACACAGGAAGGACTGATGGACAAACACAGGAAGGACTGATGGACAAACACAGGAAGGACTGATGGACAAACACAGGAAGGACTGATGGACAAACACAGGAAGGACTGATGGACAAACACAGGAAGGACTGATGGACAAACACAGGAAGGACTGATGGACAAACACAGGAAGGACTGATGGACAAACACAGGAAGGACTGATGGACAAACACAGGAAGGACTGATGGACAAACACAGGAAGGACTGATGGACAAACACAGGAAGGACTGATGGACAAACACAGGAAGGACTGATGGACAAACACAGGAAGGACTGATGGACAAACACAGGAAGGCAAGACAAGTTTAATGGCGTGTGCTGAGGAGCTGAGATTGGAAAACTGACAGAGAAAAGCAGCCTCNNNNNNNNNNNNNNNNNNNNNNNNNNNNNNNNNNNNNNNNNNNNNNNNNNNNNNNNNNNNNNNNNNNNNNNNNNNNNNNNNNNNNNNNNNNNNNNNNNNNGAGATCAGGAGATGAGCGCCAGGAAGTAACTGCCTCAAATTGAAACCCAGCTGCTTATCTGGGGTAAGAATtaagagaggggctgagagagtgGCCAGCGCCTAGCAGTGCATGCCAGTCCTACTTACTGCACATTACACGCTACATTGCCCCGGCAATGAGTTCAATGTGGATATGATCTCGCACAGAGAGCGGGCCTCAGTCTAATAACCTCTGCTGCTGTCACAGCCTTGCTACATAGCGGACACATGTCGGCGTGTCTCTCACTGCCCTGTAAATCAAAGGGCCCCTGTTAGCGAGGGCCCCCGTTAGCGAGGGTCCCACTAACAGAGCAGCATAAATCACAGTGTTCTGTTATTCCTCCATAACGGGCCGATACGCAGAGATCCTGCCAGCGCCGAGAGAGGACACGAGGGGACGGTCAGGGAGGGACGCCGCGCTGATCCCGctctgaggtcagaggtcaagggtTCAAGGGGTCTGAGGCTGGGATCAAACACAAGCAGCCGGATCCGCAATATCAGCCATTTTGTCTGCTATGAAACCATGACAGGTCTACATCACATGAAGCATGAGCCTGACTGGTGAGAAGTAAGAGATGTTTGGTCTGAGGACTGTCAGGCTGTCTGAAGTGGACACAGCTGAGGATGACCAAGACCAGGAGCCCAGATGTGTGTGATCCAGCAGCTGCTCCACAGCCAGGGGGAGCGTGGCTCTGTGGGGGGTCTACCTGGGAGGGGCTGCCACCTGCATGGTCAGGTCTTCCTCCTGAACTTCATCCAGGTCTGGAATCACAGGAATatctacaaaacaaaacaatgtgtcATTTGAAATGCCATATAACATGTGTTACctttaatataaatatatatctttAAATCACAATTACAGTACAATCTGTGCAATTTGATCACAGAATCTATCATTTCAAAGTCTGCATTGTATggtttctcagtgtgtgtgtgcgtgtgtgtttgtgtgtgtgtgtttctggaagCAGGAATTGGCATTTGAtactttccctcccccccttgccccctctcccctccctccctccctccctccctccctccctctctccctctctccctccccccccctcctcccccccctccctccctccctccctctctccctctctccctcccccccctccctccctccctccccccctccacatcctcctAAGAGCTGCCCTGTCACAATAGCCAGGCGGCCATGAATATTCAGCAGGCCAGTCGGCAGCCCTTCCCGCTGTGAGAGGGGCTCTGGCCAGGGGCTCCCCGGAAAGCGCCCCCCGCTACCCCAGCATTTGGGCCCTGTCAGCACCGCCCACCCCCAGGAACCTCGGTGGCCGGCGAGCCGACCTCCGCGTCCACTCTGCCACTCCGAGCGGGGCGGCGGCCAGCCACGAGCAGGAGTGTGCGCTCGCGGGCCCATCTGTGTGGGGTCGGGGGTCACGGTGTGGCATGGCAGGGCATGGGGTGGCAGAGCAGCCAGCACGCTGCTCTAACAGTGGGAACCCGCTTTAATTGGCAAAACGCAACAGGACAGAGGATGGCTCGCTTCCCAAGAAGGACGGGGGAACTTTCACAGCACATCTCAGATGGACTTGTGTTggtagaggggaggtggggagaggggaggtggggagaggggaggtgggaagagagggaggtgggaagagagggaggtgggaagaggggagaggggaggtggggagaggggagaggggaggtggggagaggggaggtggggagaggggaggtgggaagagagggaggtgggaagagagggaggtggggagaggggagaggggaggtggggagaggggaggtggggagaggggagaggggaggtggggagaggggaggtggggagaggggaggtggggagaggggaggtgaggagaggggaggtggggaggtggggaggtggggagaggggagaggggaggtggggagagggtaggtggggagaggggaggtggggaggtggggagagggcgagaggggaggtggggagaggggaggtgaggagaggggagaggggaggtggggagaggggaggtggggagagagggagagagggagaggggaggtgaggagaggggagagggggaggtggggagagagggaggtggggagagggggagagggggaggtggggagagagggtgagagagagggagggaggtggatgggctggagagagatggggcaAAATATTGAATTTGAAAAAGTGTTTGGAGTTTAGATTTAAATCTTAAACAACCTTATTTAAAATATTGGATGCTTTTATTTCCAAATCCCGTTCTGTATCTGTTATCAAAATCGCAGTTCTGCAGGGCCATTCCAGTACATTCTCCCAGGAACAGGACTGTTCCGTTAGCATGTACACCCGGCATAACAGGACAGAAGATCCCAGGTGCCCTTTGAAGAACCCTCCCAGATCCAGGTGTCTTTTGTTGTTGCTATGAAACAGCACAGAGGTGATGGAGCCCTGTAGCTGCTTGCCCTCCCCAGGCCTGTGTGGTGACAGGGAGCACTCTGTGCCTGCACACAGCCAAGGGCAAGAGGCTGGGCAGTAATCTGTCCAACACAGAGCTTCGCCCGCAGGGCTAAGTCAATAGCAGAGCTGTATAGAGGTGAAGAGACGGCAGGAGACTTCTGACACCAAGACAGCCTGCGACCAGGTCATCATTCCCTCCTAAGATACTGCTCTCCTAAAATCCACTATAATAAAAGATGGGATTTTATGTTTTATTGCCTTTTTAGGCATGGCCTGCCcagtgtttattttattttttttgactTTAGGAAGCTGTCTGGTGAGAAAAAAGTAGTACaaaatttatttttataaaaaatatatatttttaattgttttgaGAACAGACTGGTCGAAAGTTCTGAAACATTCTTTAGTTGCAGGGAATCCAATCCAGAGGAAACATTCCATAAACTTCCTCCACAGATAACACAGCTCCTCTGATGATAACTTATTCCTTTTTCTATTTTAATTAAACAAAATTAAAAATGCCACACTCGTTTAGCCGCTGACAAGATTCATCTGTGTTTCTGATTTCCAAATGCAGGCGCTGGTATTTCATATTCATGAGGCCTCGTGACACTGTGTCCTCTCATTTACAAAGCACCGCGTTCAGCACAATCTGGCCCCCCTGGACCCCCAATCAAATTTAATGGTCTTAGCGCAATGACATCAAAAAGCTTCACCGTCCAGCTCTTTGCACATAGCTTCCTGGGtcgccccccccaccaccagcaccacctacccccccaccagcaccacctACCCCATCTCCACCAATAACGCACTATCAACACTATTCCATGTGAAGCAGTGTGCGGCCAGTTCTCTGTATGCAAACTCTATTATTAAGTGAGAAAAGGAACAACGTTTTTAAATGAGCTTTAAATTCAACCTATTACCGGAGGTCACGGGGGGGGTTAACAGCAGCTGCAAACAAGCCACTGTTTTCCTGACAGAAAGGGCAACTCCATCAGAAGGAGCTGTCTGCCCCCAggtgcccctcccctccccttcacacctcctcctcctccctggcctgaGAGGCTGTTGAGCTGCTTagtcagcgggggggggggggggggcagcggggcagggaggcagggtggcagGGAGGCAGCGGGGCAGCGGGGCAGGgtggcaggggggcaggggggcagggaggcaggggggcagggtggcagGGAGGCagcggggcaggggggcagggaggca
This genomic window contains:
- the LOC124486973 gene encoding G patch domain-containing protein 2-like isoform X2, coding for MNIGRMEELVQDLVSSLEQSSEQTQLAELWEEMVLSPLQQRRQVRRRRGRKRRCDAALHAGEHGRCLSQASQSSLDEAASPPASGPGLATALAPSLAPACSSTTAADYSDSDDLMVPRLWSSFSSPATKTRPPSWPESDSVTENTPGRPLRRRRKVKRMTSDVTVSLQQKLKVSELEGVRGGGHRSSRKLRLSRLKKGSNGWGGGDREAGGPGGAGLMLEKCWKDRIARETKEQREASDDTMSEGETSSVTSSDPGLFTNDEGRQGDDEQSDWFFEGECGAGISSMLPSWDSDAPPVLEDRRLAPTFLQPACPSLRGYQARLNRLPGVPARCIRKGRRRLPNKDNTVSVERMKHFSQDPYQRDSSLCVLYLCILWTWWQTAHLGGGPSPPGAVCIPFLKDVLREEMPASTPASTPASTPASTPASTPASTPASTPASTPASTPASTPASTPLVMAVAAVTGPEASTLHQLSSFRP